In Candidatus Methylomirabilota bacterium, a single genomic region encodes these proteins:
- a CDS encoding class 1 fructose-bisphosphatase, protein MNATRQSLEEHLGSQQILLGSDQARGTALIITCIAAVASTIAHELAHAALRGRLGAAGGTNVTGDQVKKLDVWGHDVMLDTLRKCGVCAALVSEEAPEPIEIPEGKGPRGVVVACDPVDGSSNLDVNGTVGTIFSVKPSLGWDPAGPAALTPGTDQLAAGYVMYGPATALVYTAGQGTHGFTMDRESGTFFLTHPDIRIPKKGKVYGINEGNISTWHPGQRGFVEYLRTPDKATGRPYSLRYSGAMVADVHRTLLDGGLFMYPADMSDPTKPKGKLRLLYEVAPMGMVVEQAGGRASTGTERVLELKATDYHQRAAIIVGSPDDVALAEEFYRR, encoded by the coding sequence ATGAACGCCACGCGCCAGAGCCTCGAGGAGCATCTCGGCAGCCAGCAGATTTTGCTGGGCTCCGATCAGGCGCGCGGCACCGCCCTCATCATCACCTGCATCGCCGCCGTCGCTTCCACCATTGCCCATGAGCTCGCGCACGCGGCCCTCCGTGGCCGGCTGGGCGCGGCGGGCGGCACCAATGTCACGGGCGATCAGGTCAAGAAGCTCGATGTCTGGGGCCACGACGTCATGCTGGATACGCTCCGCAAGTGCGGCGTGTGCGCGGCCCTCGTCTCCGAAGAGGCGCCCGAGCCCATCGAGATTCCCGAAGGCAAGGGCCCGCGGGGCGTGGTCGTCGCCTGTGACCCTGTCGACGGCTCCTCCAACCTGGATGTCAACGGCACCGTGGGGACGATCTTCTCGGTCAAGCCGAGTCTCGGCTGGGATCCGGCCGGCCCCGCCGCGCTCACGCCGGGGACGGACCAGCTGGCCGCCGGCTATGTCATGTACGGGCCCGCCACCGCGCTCGTCTACACCGCGGGCCAGGGCACGCACGGCTTCACCATGGATCGCGAGAGCGGCACATTCTTCCTGACCCACCCGGATATCCGGATTCCCAAGAAGGGCAAGGTCTACGGGATCAACGAGGGCAACATCTCGACCTGGCATCCGGGCCAGCGCGGCTTCGTCGAGTATCTCCGCACCCCGGACAAGGCCACGGGGCGGCCCTATTCGCTGCGCTATTCGGGGGCCATGGTCGCCGACGTGCACCGGACGCTGCTGGACGGTGGGCTCTTCATGTACCCTGCGGATATGAGCGATCCCACCAAGCCCAAGGGCAAGCTTCGCCTCCTCTACGAGGTCGCGCCCATGGGCATGGTTGTCGAGCAAGCGGGGGGGCGCGCGAGCACGGGCACCGAGCGCGTGCTCGAGCTCAAGGCCACTGACTATCACCAGCGCGCGGCCATCATCGTGGGGAGCCCCGACGATGTCGCGCTCGCCGAAGAATTCTACCGCCGGTAA
- a CDS encoding MFS transporter: METPRGSSPAPGRWPALALLSAAELGALSLWFSASAVLPALSREWALGDGGRAGLTIAVQAGFILGTLGSALANLPDIVSPRALMGWSALAGAALNGALALWVDSLAPALVLRFATGLCMAGAYPPAMKIVATWFREARGLAIGILVGALTVGSAAPHLIRGVTELPWRGTLLAASVMALASALVVWRFVREGPDRFPAARFDFRMAGAVFRERGPRLACFGYFGHMWELYAMWTWLGLFLAASLEARGGGSYLGLSSPAATFAAMGAGGALGAYAGGALADRWGRTTLTMAAMALSGLCATVIGLSFGGPPALTFGLAMLWGVSVIADSAQFSTAVTELSPPAYVGTALTAQTCVGFALTMISIWLIPPVVGAVGWRWAFVSLAIGPALGVLAMARLRALPEALRLAGGRR, translated from the coding sequence TTGGAGACGCCGCGCGGGTCTAGCCCCGCCCCCGGCCGCTGGCCGGCCCTCGCTCTCCTCTCCGCCGCCGAGCTGGGCGCGCTCTCGCTCTGGTTCAGCGCCTCGGCCGTCCTCCCCGCGCTCTCTCGTGAGTGGGCGCTCGGCGACGGGGGACGCGCGGGGCTCACCATCGCCGTCCAGGCCGGCTTTATCCTGGGCACGCTCGGCTCGGCGCTCGCCAATCTTCCCGACATCGTCTCGCCGCGCGCCCTCATGGGCTGGAGCGCGCTCGCCGGCGCGGCGCTCAATGGCGCGCTCGCCCTGTGGGTGGACAGCCTGGCCCCTGCCCTCGTGCTTCGCTTCGCCACGGGCCTCTGCATGGCCGGCGCCTATCCGCCCGCGATGAAGATCGTGGCCACGTGGTTCCGCGAGGCGCGCGGTCTGGCCATCGGCATCCTGGTGGGCGCCCTCACCGTGGGCTCGGCCGCGCCGCATCTGATTCGCGGCGTCACCGAGCTGCCGTGGCGCGGCACGCTCCTGGCCGCCTCGGTGATGGCCCTGGCCAGCGCGCTCGTGGTCTGGCGCTTCGTGCGCGAAGGCCCCGACCGCTTTCCCGCCGCGCGCTTCGATTTCCGCATGGCCGGCGCCGTCTTCCGCGAGCGCGGACCGCGGCTGGCCTGCTTCGGCTATTTCGGCCACATGTGGGAACTCTATGCCATGTGGACCTGGCTCGGCCTCTTTCTCGCCGCCAGCCTCGAGGCGCGCGGCGGCGGCAGCTACCTCGGCCTGTCGTCGCCCGCGGCCACCTTCGCCGCGATGGGAGCGGGCGGAGCTCTGGGCGCCTATGCGGGCGGCGCGCTCGCCGATCGCTGGGGGCGCACCACGCTGACCATGGCGGCCATGGCCCTCTCGGGACTCTGCGCTACCGTGATCGGACTCTCCTTCGGAGGCCCGCCCGCGCTCACCTTCGGGCTGGCCATGCTCTGGGGCGTCTCCGTCATCGCGGACTCGGCGCAGTTCTCGACCGCCGTCACGGAGCTCTCGCCCCCCGCCTATGTCGGCACCGCGCTCACGGCGCAGACGTGCGTCGGCTTCGCGCTGACCATGATCTCGATCTGGCTCATCCCGCCCGTGGTCGGGGCGGTGGGCTGGCGCTGGGCCTTTGTCTCCCTGGCCATAGGTCCAGCTCTGGGCGTGCTGGCCATGGCGCGGCTTCGCGCGCTGCCCGAGGCGCTCCGGCTGGCCGGCGGCCGGCGGTAG
- a CDS encoding FxLYD domain-containing protein codes for MAQVRRRRIIGIRGHAALAAAVFMVLLAAVAHAQMDAGRFRVELRVGQSKKGVPVVWGYLNNDGKGGVANPRLLVETLDAQGQVIGQAQGQALGNMLARDRLYFEVPIQTTGASYRVRVLSWDSFSTGQ; via the coding sequence GTGGCTCAAGTGCGGCGGCGGCGGATCATAGGGATTCGTGGCCACGCCGCCCTCGCCGCGGCCGTCTTCATGGTCTTGCTCGCCGCGGTCGCCCACGCCCAGATGGACGCCGGGCGCTTCCGCGTCGAGCTTCGAGTAGGTCAGTCGAAGAAGGGCGTTCCCGTTGTCTGGGGCTATCTCAACAACGACGGCAAAGGCGGCGTGGCCAATCCACGCTTGCTCGTCGAGACGCTCGATGCCCAGGGGCAGGTCATCGGCCAGGCTCAGGGCCAGGCGCTCGGCAACATGCTCGCCCGCGACCGGCTCTACTTCGAGGTGCCGATCCAGACGACCGGCGCGAGCTATCGTGTGCGCGTGCTGTCGTGGGATTCGTTCAGCACCGGGCAATGA